A genomic stretch from bacterium includes:
- a CDS encoding helix-turn-helix domain-containing protein has product MANTLTRRQRDVLKVVLEFFTTRGRLPTVRELAHELGFGSTSTAYSHLQALKRHGALRDDNGHIALAPATLETLSQALRDKASI; this is encoded by the coding sequence ATGGCCAACACGCTGACCCGGCGTCAACGGGACGTGCTCAAGGTCGTCCTCGAGTTCTTTACCACCCGCGGCCGCCTCCCGACCGTGCGGGAACTTGCTCATGAGCTGGGATTCGGCTCTACGTCAACCGCCTACAGCCACCTGCAGGCCCTCAAACGCCATGGCGCCCTCCGCGACGACAACGGCCACATCGCGCTCGCGCCGGCCACGCTCGAGACGCTTTCTCAGGCGCTACGGGACAAGGCGAGCATCTAA
- a CDS encoding c-type cytochrome encodes MRAKGLLLAGVALLIVGAGGLVLLGSGVPVQRAGTAPDRGAWIFRAGTDPDGRPIPYAGGMMMPMSCAGCHGVDGHGLQTPMFVSPNITRRNLTNPAGMLEPDGTRGPRYTDALIQRAVTQGIDAEGKPLAWPMPRWQLTSREWGDLFAYLKTLP; translated from the coding sequence ATGAGGGCGAAGGGCCTGCTCCTGGCCGGTGTGGCGCTGCTCATCGTGGGGGCAGGTGGGCTGGTACTGCTCGGAAGTGGGGTTCCGGTCCAGCGGGCCGGGACCGCCCCGGATCGCGGCGCGTGGATTTTTCGCGCTGGGACCGACCCGGACGGGCGGCCTATTCCATATGCCGGTGGGATGATGATGCCGATGAGCTGCGCCGGCTGCCACGGCGTCGATGGCCACGGGCTCCAGACCCCGATGTTCGTCAGCCCAAACATCACGCGCCGCAATCTGACCAATCCGGCTGGAATGCTCGAACCAGACGGTACGCGGGGCCCGCGCTACACCGACGCCCTGATCCAACGGGCGGTGACTCAAGGAATCGATGCTGAAGGGAAGCCGCTTGCTTGGCCGATGCCTCGCTGGCAGCTCACGAGCCGCGAGTGGGGGGATCTGTTCGCTTATCTCAAGACGCTGCCCTGA